The following proteins come from a genomic window of Pseudomonas sp. WJP1:
- the scpB gene encoding SMC-Scp complex subunit ScpB, with protein sequence MNLSEPRELAPLLEAFLLASGKPQSLERLFELFEEAERPEPAVFKKALTILGKSCDGRAYELKEVASGYRLQIREKFSPWVGRLWEERPQRYSRAMLETIALIAYRQPITRGEIEDVRGVAVNSQIVKTLMEREWIRIVGYRDVPGKPAMFATTKAFLDHFNLKNLDDLPPLAEVRELEPDPVLDFDDAPVPAGLQELADASAEPEEPKEETSFHTLLLELDSMEEGIKTDFDDLLRDGEVPGIDPQQPDIEPEAEVLQIAPEPEIEPEQEDDILGVAEAREKLLAAVAALEQPKPEPQLSDEEAEALALAEAIEAERREFGD encoded by the coding sequence ATGAACCTGAGTGAACCCCGCGAGCTGGCGCCATTGCTCGAAGCCTTTCTGTTGGCCTCCGGAAAACCGCAATCCCTGGAGCGCCTGTTCGAGCTCTTCGAAGAGGCCGAGCGCCCGGAGCCGGCGGTCTTCAAGAAAGCCCTGACTATCCTGGGCAAGTCCTGCGATGGCCGTGCATACGAGTTGAAGGAGGTGGCTTCGGGCTATCGCCTGCAAATCCGTGAAAAATTTTCGCCGTGGGTCGGGCGTCTATGGGAAGAGCGGCCGCAGCGTTACTCGCGCGCCATGCTCGAAACCATTGCCCTGATCGCCTATCGTCAACCGATCACCCGGGGCGAGATCGAGGATGTGCGGGGCGTGGCGGTCAACAGCCAGATCGTCAAGACCCTGATGGAGCGCGAGTGGATCCGCATCGTCGGTTACCGCGACGTGCCGGGCAAACCGGCGATGTTCGCCACCACCAAGGCGTTTCTCGATCACTTCAACCTGAAGAACCTCGATGACCTGCCGCCACTGGCCGAAGTGCGCGAACTGGAGCCGGATCCGGTGCTCGATTTCGACGACGCGCCAGTGCCCGCGGGGCTGCAGGAACTGGCCGACGCCAGCGCCGAGCCGGAAGAGCCCAAGGAAGAGACCAGTTTCCATACGCTGTTGCTGGAGCTGGACAGCATGGAGGAGGGGATCAAGACGGATTTCGATGATTTGTTGCGTGACGGGGAGGTACCGGGGATTGATCCGCAGCAGCCCGACATCGAACCGGAAGCTGAAGTTTTGCAGATCGCACCTGAACCGGAAATTGAACCCGAGCAGGAAGACGACATCCTCGGTGTTGCCGAGGCCCGTGAAAAACTGCTGGCCGCCGTTGCTGCGCTGGAACAGCCGAAACCCGAGCCGCAGTTGTCCGACGAAGAAGCCGAAGCCCTGGCCCTTGCCGAAGCCATCGAAGCCGAACGCCGCGAATTCGGAGACTGA
- a CDS encoding segregation and condensation protein A — protein MEVFLEAFEGPLDLLLYLIRKQNINILDIPVAEITRQYMGYVELMQSVRLELAAEYLVMAAMLAEIKSRMLLPRAETVDEEEEDPRAELIRRLQEYERFKAAAEGIDGLSRVGRDVVVPKLDAPEARARKLLPDVRLSELLLSMAEVLRRGDMFESHQVSREALSTRERMSDVLERLKGGGFVPFVELFTAEEGRLGVVVTFMAILELVKESLVELVQNEPFAAIHVRARAE, from the coding sequence CTGGAAGTCTTTCTCGAAGCCTTCGAAGGCCCGCTCGACCTGCTGCTGTACCTGATCCGCAAACAGAACATCAACATCCTCGACATCCCGGTGGCGGAAATCACCCGCCAGTACATGGGTTATGTCGAATTGATGCAGTCGGTGCGCCTGGAGCTGGCCGCCGAATACCTGGTGATGGCCGCGATGTTGGCCGAGATCAAGTCGCGGATGTTGCTGCCGCGGGCCGAAACCGTCGACGAAGAGGAAGAAGACCCGCGCGCCGAACTGATCCGCCGCTTGCAGGAATACGAGCGCTTCAAGGCCGCCGCCGAAGGCATCGACGGCCTCAGCCGGGTCGGTCGCGACGTGGTGGTGCCCAAGCTCGATGCCCCGGAAGCGCGGGCGCGCAAACTGTTGCCGGACGTGCGTTTGTCCGAGCTGTTGCTGTCCATGGCCGAGGTGCTGCGCCGCGGCGACATGTTCGAAAGCCATCAGGTCAGCCGCGAGGCGCTGTCTACCCGCGAACGCATGAGCGACGTGCTGGAACGGCTCAAGGGCGGCGGTTTCGTGCCCTTTGTCGAGCTGTTCACCGCCGAGGAAGGGCGCCTGGGGGTTGTCGTGACCTTCATGGCGATCCTCGAACTGGTCAAGGAATCCTTGGTCGAGCTGGTGCAGAATGAGCCGTTCGCCGCGATCCACGTCCGAGCACGAGCCGAATAA
- a CDS encoding L-threonylcarbamoyladenylate synthase, with product MSQFFQIHPENPQARLIKQAVEIIRKGGVVIYPTDSSYAIGCQIGDKVAVERVRRLRQLDEKHNFALICSDLSQLGLFAKIDTGTFRLLKAHLPGPYTFILNATREVPRLLLHPKKRTIGLRVPSHPIALALLEELGEPLMSVTLIMPGDEDPMTDPYEMRQLLEHQVDLIIDGGFGGIKASTVINLADGEPEVIRVGCGDPAPFMVEA from the coding sequence GTGAGTCAATTTTTCCAGATTCATCCGGAAAACCCGCAGGCGCGCCTGATCAAGCAGGCTGTCGAGATCATCCGCAAGGGCGGGGTGGTGATTTATCCCACGGACTCCTCCTACGCAATCGGTTGCCAGATCGGCGACAAGGTCGCAGTGGAACGCGTTCGGCGTCTGCGTCAGCTCGACGAAAAGCACAACTTTGCGCTGATCTGCAGCGATCTGTCACAATTGGGGCTGTTCGCCAAGATCGATACGGGCACCTTCCGCCTGCTCAAGGCCCATCTTCCGGGGCCCTACACCTTTATCCTCAATGCCACGCGCGAAGTCCCGCGCCTGCTGTTGCATCCGAAGAAGCGCACCATCGGCCTGCGGGTGCCGAGCCATCCGATTGCCCTGGCGCTGCTGGAAGAGCTGGGCGAACCGCTGATGAGCGTGACGCTGATCATGCCGGGCGATGAGGATCCGATGACCGATCCGTACGAGATGCGCCAGTTGCTCGAGCATCAGGTGGACCTGATCATCGATGGCGGTTTCGGCGGGATCAAGGCGTCCACCGTGATCAACCTCGCCGATGGCGAGCCGGAAGTGATCCGTGTCGGTTGCGGCGATCCTGCGCCGTTCATGGTCGAGGCCTAG
- a CDS encoding amino acid aminotransferase, which yields MHFDAIGRVPGDPILGLMEAYAQDPNPRKFDLGVGVYKDAQGLTSIPQAVKLAEARLVDRQTTKTYIGGHGDPAFGKVINELVLGADSKLISAQRAGATQTPGGTGALRLSADFIAQCLPGRGVWLSNPTWPIHETIFAAAKVKVNHYPYVGSDNRLDVDAMLAVLNEAPRGDVVLLHACCHNPTGFDLSHDDWRRVLDVVRRRELLPLIDFAYQGFGDGLEQDAWSTRLFAAELPEVLITSSCSKNFGLYRDRTGALIVCAKSADKLTDIRSQLANIARNLWSTPPDHGAAVVATILGDPELKNLWADEVETMRLRIAQLRSGLLDALQDYGLRERFAHIGVQRGMFSYTGLSPEQVKQLRDHHSVYMVSSGRANVAGIDATRLDLLAEGIAKVCK from the coding sequence ATGCATTTCGACGCCATCGGCCGGGTGCCCGGCGACCCGATCCTCGGCCTGATGGAGGCCTACGCGCAGGACCCCAACCCGCGCAAATTCGATCTCGGCGTGGGTGTCTATAAAGACGCCCAGGGCCTGACCTCGATTCCCCAGGCCGTTAAACTCGCCGAGGCGCGACTGGTGGATCGCCAGACCACCAAGACCTACATCGGCGGGCATGGCGACCCGGCCTTCGGCAAGGTCATCAACGAGTTGGTGCTCGGCGCCGACTCGAAGCTGATCAGCGCACAACGCGCCGGCGCCACCCAGACTCCGGGCGGCACCGGTGCGTTGCGCTTGAGCGCGGATTTCATCGCCCAGTGCCTGCCGGGCCGTGGCGTCTGGCTGAGCAACCCGACCTGGCCGATCCACGAAACCATTTTCGCCGCGGCCAAGGTGAAGGTTAATCATTACCCCTACGTGGGCAGCGATAACCGCCTGGACGTCGATGCGATGCTCGCCGTGCTCAACGAAGCCCCCAGGGGCGACGTGGTACTGCTGCACGCCTGCTGTCACAACCCGACCGGCTTCGATCTGTCCCATGACGACTGGCGCCGGGTACTGGACGTGGTGCGTCGGCGCGAGTTGCTGCCGCTGATCGATTTTGCCTATCAGGGTTTCGGCGACGGCCTGGAGCAGGACGCGTGGTCGACTCGACTGTTTGCCGCCGAGTTGCCGGAAGTCCTGATCACCAGCTCCTGCTCGAAGAACTTCGGCCTGTACCGCGACCGCACCGGCGCGCTGATTGTCTGCGCGAAATCCGCGGACAAGCTGACCGACATCCGCAGCCAACTGGCCAACATCGCCCGCAACCTGTGGTCGACGCCACCGGATCACGGCGCTGCCGTGGTGGCGACCATCCTCGGCGACCCGGAACTGAAAAACCTCTGGGCCGACGAAGTGGAAACCATGCGCTTGCGCATTGCGCAGCTGCGCAGCGGCTTGCTCGATGCGCTGCAGGATTACGGTTTGCGTGAGCGCTTTGCGCACATTGGCGTGCAACGCGGGATGTTTTCCTACACCGGGCTGTCGCCGGAGCAGGTCAAGCAACTGCGCGATCATCACAGTGTGTACATGGTCAGCTCGGGTCGGGCGAACGTGGCCGGGATAGATGCAACGCGTCTGGATTTACTGGCAGAAGGTATCGCTAAAGTCTGCAAATAA
- the phhA gene encoding phenylalanine 4-monooxygenase, which translates to MKQTQYVAREPDAQGFIDYTAEEHAVWNTLITRQLKVIEGRACQEYLDGIEKLGLPHDRIPQLGEINKVLGETTGWQVARVPALIPFQTFFELLASKQFPVATFIRTREELDYLQEPDIFHEIFGHCPLLTNPWFAEFTHTYGKLGLQASKEERVYLARLYWMTIEFGLLDTPQGQRIYGGGILSSPKETVYCLSDEPEHQAFNPLECMRTPYRIDILQPLYFVLPNLKRLFDLAHEDIMGMVKQAMQMGLHAPKFPPKPKAA; encoded by the coding sequence ATGAAGCAGACGCAATACGTGGCTCGTGAGCCCGATGCGCAAGGTTTTATCGACTACACCGCCGAAGAACACGCGGTGTGGAACACGCTGATCACTCGCCAACTGAAAGTGATCGAAGGGCGTGCGTGCCAGGAATACCTGGACGGCATCGAAAAACTCGGTCTGCCCCACGACCGCATTCCGCAACTGGGCGAGATCAACAAGGTCCTCGGTGAAACCACCGGCTGGCAAGTCGCCCGCGTTCCGGCACTGATTCCCTTCCAGACCTTTTTTGAATTGCTCGCCAGCAAGCAGTTTCCAGTGGCTACTTTCATTCGTACCCGCGAAGAGCTGGATTACCTGCAAGAGCCGGACATTTTCCACGAGATCTTCGGCCACTGCCCATTGCTGACCAACCCCTGGTTCGCTGAATTCACCCACACCTACGGCAAACTCGGCCTGCAGGCTTCCAAGGAAGAACGCGTATACCTGGCGCGCCTGTATTGGATGACCATCGAATTCGGCCTGCTCGACACCCCGCAAGGTCAGCGCATCTACGGTGGCGGCATCCTGTCTTCACCGAAAGAAACCGTGTATTGCCTGTCGGATGAGCCTGAGCATCAGGCATTCAATCCGCTGGAGTGCATGCGCACGCCTTACCGCATCGACATTCTGCAACCGCTGTATTTCGTGCTGCCGAACCTCAAGCGCCTGTTCGACCTGGCCCACGAAGACATCATGGGCATGGTCAAGCAAGCGATGCAGATGGGTCTGCACGCGCCGAAATTTCCGCCTAAACCAAAAGCCGCGTGA
- the arfB gene encoding alternative ribosome rescue aminoacyl-tRNA hydrolase ArfB: MLVISNNVHLPDAEIELTAIRAQGAGGQNVNKVSSAVHLRFDIPASSLPEFYKERLLALRDSRITSEGVLIIKAQQYRTQEQNRADALERLVELIQSATKVEKKRRPTKPTLGSKTRRLESKSKRGNIKAGRGKVDF; this comes from the coding sequence ATGCTGGTAATTTCCAACAACGTGCATCTACCGGATGCCGAAATCGAGTTGACCGCCATTCGCGCCCAGGGGGCGGGTGGGCAGAACGTCAACAAGGTTTCCAGCGCGGTACACCTGCGCTTCGACATTCCGGCCTCGTCCTTGCCCGAGTTCTACAAGGAGCGCCTGCTGGCGCTGCGCGACAGTCGCATCACCAGCGAAGGCGTGTTGATTATCAAGGCTCAGCAATACCGGACTCAGGAGCAGAACCGCGCCGATGCGCTGGAGCGTTTGGTCGAGTTGATCCAGAGCGCCACCAAGGTCGAGAAGAAACGCCGGCCGACCAAGCCGACCCTCGGTTCGAAAACCCGTCGGCTCGAGTCCAAGAGCAAGCGCGGCAATATCAAGGCCGGGCGCGGCAAGGTGGATTTCTAG
- a CDS encoding 4a-hydroxytetrahydrobiopterin dehydratase: MTALTQAHCEACRADAPQVSDEELPILIKQIPDWNIEVRDGIMQLEKVFLFKNFKHALAFTNAVGEISEAEGHHPGLLTEWGKVTVTWWSHSIKGLHRNDFIMAARTDIVAKDAEGRK, from the coding sequence ATGACCGCACTTACCCAAGCCCACTGCGAAGCCTGCCGCGCCGATGCTCCACAAGTCAGCGACGAAGAACTGCCGATCCTGATCAAGCAGATCCCCGACTGGAACATCGAAGTTCGCGACGGCATCATGCAGCTGGAGAAGGTTTTCCTGTTCAAGAACTTCAAGCACGCCCTGGCGTTCACCAACGCCGTCGGTGAAATCTCCGAGGCCGAAGGCCATCACCCAGGCCTGTTGACCGAGTGGGGCAAAGTCACCGTGACCTGGTGGAGCCACTCGATCAAGGGCCTGCACCGCAACGACTTCATCATGGCGGCGCGTACTGACATCGTTGCCAAGGACGCCGAGGGCCGCAAATAA
- the rluB gene encoding 23S rRNA pseudouridine(2605) synthase RluB, giving the protein MSIKDQKDDQEIGPAGEKLQKVLARIGVGSRRDVEAWISHGRIKVNGKDATLGQRVDMHDAITIDGKVIKREEAAESVRRVIMYNKPDGEICTRVDPEGRPTVFDKMPRPKEGRWINIGRLDINTTGLLMFTTDGELANRLMHPSYEMDREYAVRVRGEVDDEMIERLKAGVVLEDGPAKFTDIKQAPGGEGFNHWYHCVVMEGRNREVRRLWESQGLVVSRLKRVRFGPVFLNSDLPMGRWREMSQYEVDILSAEVGLTPVAMPQMNAKSKDKLDRMQRKSSRPMAKTERVRTLRPATGAATAPAAPRASREPQIEGERPARKPAARQDGERGPRTPRPANGRTERGEGRGTPVADRPVDSKRPAKPASKRPGISLVDGDKPSGKRRGAPAGSGQRPGFGRRKPE; this is encoded by the coding sequence ATGAGTATCAAAGACCAGAAAGACGACCAGGAAATCGGCCCAGCAGGCGAAAAACTGCAGAAAGTCCTCGCCCGTATCGGCGTCGGCTCGCGCCGTGACGTGGAAGCCTGGATCAGCCACGGCCGGATCAAGGTCAATGGCAAAGACGCCACCCTTGGCCAGCGCGTCGACATGCACGACGCCATCACCATTGATGGCAAGGTGATCAAGCGTGAAGAGGCCGCCGAGTCGGTCCGCCGCGTGATCATGTACAACAAGCCCGATGGCGAAATCTGCACCCGCGTTGACCCGGAAGGCCGTCCGACCGTGTTCGACAAGATGCCGCGCCCGAAAGAAGGTCGCTGGATCAACATCGGCCGCCTGGACATCAACACCACTGGCCTGCTGATGTTCACCACCGACGGTGAGCTGGCCAACCGCCTGATGCACCCTTCCTACGAAATGGACCGTGAATACGCGGTACGTGTGCGTGGCGAAGTCGACGACGAGATGATCGAGCGCCTGAAAGCCGGCGTGGTCCTCGAAGACGGCCCGGCCAAGTTCACCGATATCAAGCAGGCGCCGGGCGGTGAAGGTTTCAACCACTGGTACCACTGCGTGGTGATGGAAGGTCGCAACCGCGAAGTACGTCGCCTGTGGGAATCCCAGGGCCTGGTGGTTAGCCGTCTGAAGCGCGTGCGTTTCGGTCCGGTGTTCCTCAATTCGGACCTGCCGATGGGTCGCTGGCGCGAAATGAGCCAGTACGAAGTCGACATCCTCAGTGCCGAAGTTGGCCTGACCCCGGTGGCGATGCCGCAGATGAACGCCAAGAGCAAAGACAAGCTCGATCGGATGCAGCGTAAATCGTCGCGTCCAATGGCCAAGACCGAGCGCGTACGTACCCTGCGTCCAGCCACTGGCGCAGCCACTGCACCTGCTGCGCCTCGTGCCAGCCGCGAGCCTCAGATCGAAGGCGAGCGTCCAGCACGCAAGCCAGCCGCCCGTCAGGACGGCGAGCGCGGTCCACGCACGCCACGTCCGGCCAATGGCCGTACCGAGCGCGGTGAAGGTCGTGGTACGCCGGTAGCCGATCGTCCGGTCGACAGCAAGCGCCCGGCCAAGCCGGCGTCGAAGCGTCCTGGTATCAGCCTGGTCGACGGTGACAAACCGTCGGGCAAGCGCCGTGGCGCGCCGGCGGGTTCTGGCCAGCGTCCGGGGTTTGGTCGTCGTAAGCCTGAGTAA
- a CDS encoding MFS transporter has translation MSENQRPLAVTLQVVSIVLFTFIGYLNIGIPLAVLPGYVHSDLGFGAVIAGLVISVQYLATLLSRPYAGKIIDNKGSKLAVMYGLAGCGLSGVFMLLSAWTQSLPMLSLISLLIGRLVLGSAESLVGSGSIGWGIGRVGAANTAKVISWNGIASYGALAVGAPLGVLLVKQLGLWSMGVSIVLLAVLGLLLAWPKTAAPIVAGERLPFMHVLGRVLPHGCGLALGSIGFGTIATFITLYYATQHWDNAVLCLSLFGASFIGARLLFGNLINRLGGFRVAIACLSVETLGLLLLWLAPDAHWALAGAALSGFGFSLVFPALGVEAVNLVPASSRGAAVGAYSLFIDLSLGITGPVAGAVAAGFGFASIFLFAAIAALCSLILCLYLYRQAPKHRQARESR, from the coding sequence ATGTCTGAAAACCAGCGCCCCCTGGCGGTCACGCTGCAAGTTGTTTCCATCGTCCTGTTCACCTTCATCGGCTACCTCAATATCGGCATTCCACTGGCGGTACTGCCGGGCTATGTCCATAGCGACCTGGGCTTTGGCGCCGTGATCGCCGGGCTGGTGATCAGCGTGCAGTACCTCGCCACCCTGCTCAGCCGCCCCTACGCCGGGAAAATCATCGACAACAAGGGCAGCAAGCTGGCGGTCATGTATGGCCTGGCCGGTTGTGGCTTGAGCGGAGTGTTCATGTTGCTATCGGCCTGGACCCAAAGCCTGCCGATGCTCAGCCTGATCAGCCTGCTGATTGGTCGCCTGGTGCTCGGCAGCGCCGAAAGCCTGGTGGGTTCCGGCTCGATTGGCTGGGGCATCGGCCGGGTTGGCGCGGCGAACACCGCCAAGGTCATCTCCTGGAACGGCATCGCCAGCTACGGCGCATTGGCCGTGGGCGCACCCTTGGGCGTGCTGCTGGTAAAACAGTTGGGCTTGTGGAGCATGGGCGTGAGCATTGTGCTGCTGGCAGTGCTTGGCCTGCTGCTGGCCTGGCCGAAAACCGCCGCGCCGATTGTTGCCGGTGAACGCTTGCCGTTCATGCACGTGCTTGGTCGGGTGTTGCCCCACGGTTGCGGCCTCGCCCTGGGCTCGATCGGCTTTGGCACCATCGCCACCTTCATCACCCTGTATTACGCCACCCAACACTGGGACAACGCCGTGCTGTGCCTGAGCCTGTTCGGTGCGAGCTTCATCGGTGCGCGCCTGTTGTTCGGCAACCTGATCAATCGCCTCGGCGGTTTTCGCGTGGCGATTGCCTGCCTGTCGGTGGAAACCCTGGGCCTGTTGCTGTTGTGGCTGGCACCCGACGCGCATTGGGCGTTGGCGGGCGCTGCCTTGAGTGGTTTCGGTTTTTCGCTGGTGTTTCCGGCGCTGGGTGTCGAAGCGGTCAACCTGGTACCCGCCTCCAGCCGGGGCGCGGCAGTCGGGGCCTACTCGCTGTTCATCGACTTGTCGCTGGGGATCACCGGGCCAGTCGCCGGCGCGGTGGCGGCAGGATTCGGCTTTGCGTCGATCTTCCTGTTTGCTGCCATTGCTGCGCTTTGCAGCTTGATCCTCTGCCTCTACCTGTATCGGCAAGCCCCAAAGCATCGCCAGGCGCGGGAGTCGCGCTAG
- a CDS encoding amino acid permease, which translates to MSGQNSHSGELKRGLKNRHIQLIALGGAIGTGLFLGSAGVLKSAGPSMILGYAICGFIAFMIMRQLGEMIVEDPVAGSFSHFAHKYWGGFAGFLSGWNCWILYILVGMSELTAVGKYIHYWAPDIPTWASAAAFFVLINAINLANVKVFGEAEFWFAIIKVVAIVGMIALGSYLLVSGNGGPQAAVSNLWSHGGFFPNGVSGLVMAMAFIMFSFGGLEMLGFTAAEADKPKTVIPKAINQVIYRILIFYIGALVILLSLTPWDSLLTTLNASGDSYSGSPFVQVFSMLGSNTAAHILNFVVLTAALSVYNSGTYCNSRMLLGMAEQGDAPKALAKIDKRGVPVRSILASAAVTLIAVLLNYLIPQHALELLMSLVVATLVINWAMISYSHFKFRQHMNKTKQTPLFKAFWYPYGNYICLAFVLFILGVMLLIPGIQTSVYAIPVWLVFMWVCYGIKNKRSAQRALQPAVE; encoded by the coding sequence ATGAGTGGACAAAACTCGCATTCAGGCGAGCTGAAACGCGGCCTGAAAAATCGCCATATTCAACTGATTGCCCTCGGTGGCGCGATCGGTACCGGTTTGTTCCTCGGCTCGGCCGGGGTGCTGAAATCCGCCGGGCCGTCGATGATCCTCGGCTATGCCATCTGCGGCTTCATCGCCTTCATGATCATGCGCCAGCTGGGCGAAATGATCGTCGAAGATCCGGTGGCCGGCTCCTTCAGCCACTTCGCGCACAAGTACTGGGGCGGCTTTGCCGGCTTCCTGTCAGGCTGGAACTGCTGGATCCTGTACATTCTGGTCGGCATGTCGGAGCTGACGGCAGTCGGCAAATACATCCACTACTGGGCGCCGGACATCCCGACCTGGGCATCCGCAGCGGCTTTCTTCGTGCTGATCAACGCCATCAACCTGGCCAACGTCAAAGTGTTTGGCGAGGCCGAGTTCTGGTTCGCGATCATCAAGGTCGTGGCAATCGTCGGCATGATTGCTCTGGGCAGCTACCTGCTGGTCAGCGGTAATGGCGGCCCGCAAGCGGCGGTCAGTAACCTGTGGTCCCACGGCGGCTTCTTCCCCAATGGGGTTAGCGGCCTAGTGATGGCCATGGCGTTCATCATGTTTTCCTTCGGCGGCCTGGAAATGCTCGGTTTCACCGCGGCCGAAGCCGACAAGCCGAAAACCGTGATCCCGAAAGCGATCAACCAGGTGATCTACCGGATCCTGATTTTCTACATCGGTGCATTGGTGATCCTGCTGTCGTTGACCCCGTGGGACAGCCTGCTGACCACCCTGAACGCCTCCGGTGATTCCTACAGCGGCAGCCCGTTCGTGCAAGTGTTCTCGATGCTGGGCAGCAACACCGCCGCGCACATCCTCAACTTCGTGGTCCTGACCGCGGCGTTGTCGGTGTACAACAGCGGCACCTACTGCAACAGCCGCATGCTGCTGGGCATGGCCGAGCAGGGCGATGCGCCGAAAGCATTGGCGAAGATCGACAAGCGCGGCGTACCGGTGCGTTCGATCCTGGCCTCGGCTGCCGTGACCCTGATCGCGGTACTGCTGAACTACCTGATCCCGCAACACGCGCTGGAACTGCTGATGTCGCTGGTAGTGGCCACCCTGGTGATCAACTGGGCGATGATCAGCTACTCGCACTTCAAGTTCCGCCAGCACATGAACAAGACCAAACAAACGCCGCTGTTCAAGGCTTTTTGGTATCCATACGGCAACTACATCTGCCTGGCGTTCGTGTTGTTCATCCTCGGTGTGATGTTGTTGATCCCGGGGATCCAGACATCGGTGTACGCGATTCCGGTGTGGCTGGTGTTCATGTGGGTCTGCTACGGCATCAAGAACAAGCGCAGTGCGCAGCGCGCCTTGCAGCCAGCTGTGGAGTAA
- a CDS encoding PHP domain-containing protein — protein sequence MNVDLHCHSTASDGALAPAVLVARAFEKGVQVLALTDHDTLEGLDEARHAANALGMQLVNGVELSCTWGGATIHVLGYGFDVNAAPLVEAIAKLRDGRWLRSEEISRKLALKGMPGALEGAREIQQTLGDSGNAPARPHFADWMVREGFVKDRAEAFRKWLGAGKLGDVKQHWPTLEDTVETLRAAKAWVSLAHPCHYEFTRSKRRRLIADYIQAGGHAIEVVNGHQPAEQVGSLAILAREFGLLVSAGSDFHGPGGWSEIGEYRPLPEDLPPLWCRFKHDPIIAAV from the coding sequence GTGAATGTTGATCTGCACTGCCATAGCACGGCCTCCGATGGCGCCCTGGCGCCTGCTGTCCTGGTCGCGCGTGCGTTCGAGAAAGGCGTGCAGGTCCTGGCCTTGACCGATCACGACACCCTGGAAGGCCTCGACGAGGCCCGCCACGCCGCGAATGCGCTGGGGATGCAACTGGTCAACGGCGTCGAGTTGTCCTGCACCTGGGGTGGCGCGACCATTCACGTGCTGGGCTACGGTTTCGACGTCAATGCCGCACCGTTGGTCGAGGCTATTGCCAAGTTGCGCGATGGTCGCTGGCTACGTTCCGAGGAAATCAGCCGTAAACTGGCGCTCAAGGGTATGCCAGGTGCGCTCGAAGGCGCCCGGGAAATCCAGCAGACCCTGGGTGACAGCGGCAACGCACCGGCCCGCCCGCACTTTGCCGACTGGATGGTGCGCGAAGGTTTCGTCAAGGATCGCGCCGAAGCGTTTCGCAAATGGCTGGGTGCCGGCAAGCTGGGAGACGTCAAGCAGCACTGGCCGACCCTGGAAGACACCGTCGAAACCCTGCGCGCGGCCAAGGCCTGGGTCAGCCTGGCCCATCCCTGTCACTACGAATTCACTCGCAGCAAGCGCCGCCGCCTGATTGCCGACTATATTCAAGCAGGGGGCCACGCGATTGAGGTGGTCAATGGCCATCAGCCTGCCGAGCAAGTGGGCAGTCTCGCGATTTTGGCCCGCGAGTTCGGTCTGCTGGTCAGCGCCGGCAGTGATTTTCATGGCCCTGGAGGCTGGTCCGAGATCGGTGAATACCGCCCGCTCCCGGAGGATCTGCCACCACTGTGGTGTCGATTCAAACATGACCCAATTATTGCCGCCGTCTGA